The DNA region TGGGTCGGACCAGTACCGGTGCTGGTGGGTTTGGACTCTGCGGTGCTGGATGTCCGGAGGCTGGCTGTAGGCGGGCCTGCTGAGCAGAACCGGGCCACAGCTGGGGTACCGGGTCGGGCTGTAGTGGGCCGGGTCGGCCGGAACCATCCGGAACGGGCCGtatgagcagcagctgcagaacgGTACCGGCCCGGTTCCGTACGGCGCGGCGTACTTCGGGTCGGGGAGACTccacgggttctgactgtctaTGGATCCCAGGCCGGAGTCCAGCTGGTCCTGGGAGCCCTGGTTCTGGGCGGGTCCATGGTCCGGTTGCTGGCCCACCTTCTCCTTCCTGGACTGGGACTTCCTGCCGGAGCGGTGTCCGGACCAGACCGGCTCCGGTTTCCTTCCAGAACCGCTGCCATGGGCCAGAGTCAGCTTCCGGGCCAGGTCGTCCACCAGAGACGGGTTCGGGTCCGGAACCGGGCCGGGGTTCTGTTTGAACCGCTCCGGATGGTGGAACTTACATTTGGTCCCGTACGTACATTTCTTCCCTGGAAACAGAAACCAGAAGGTTCTGTCAGGACCAACCCGTCCAGAACCGGGCCTCACAGAACATCATCAGAACAAATTTATAGTTTATATccacaaactaaaacatttccTGTGACAGAACCCGTCCGGAACCCAGACCCGGTTCTGCTCTCTAAAGGTTCTACTAGGCCCGATCAGCGAGACCCGGCTGGCTCGGCAGAACCCGGCCAAAACTGGACCTGATTACCTGGAAGGAGAGGCAGAGAGGGACCGGTTCTGATCTGATCGGTTCTGGGTGTTTGGTTCGGTGAAGGTCCGATCTGAACCCGGTAGAACCGGATCAGTGTTCTGGCCTCCTATTGGACCCTGAGCTGACAGAAtgtttctgcttcctgtctgtGGAGTCTGAGCCTGGAGGACTTCCTGCCGCAGCAGGAAGTGACGTCTCACCGTAGGGACACGGCGGCTTCTTCTGCGTCTTCGGGAACTTCCGGAGGAAGTTCTCCAGGTCGGGTCCGTGTCGGCCCAGCGGGTCGTCTGGCGGCATGAACCTGTCGGGTCGAAGCGAGCCGTCAGCGAAATGGCGGCCGCTCGTTTGTGCGGCGGGAAGcagagggggcggggcttactTGTTGTTGACGAAGGAGTACATGAGCAGCCGCTCCTGGATGAAGCGGCGCCACTCGGGCTTGTCGCCCTGCAGGTCGCGGTAAAGGTCGTTGGACACGACGACGCCGTCCGACTCGAAGGCGTGCTTCACGATGAAGCAGTCGTCGTTGCAGACGACGCGTTTCCCTGCGACGCGGCGGGACGGCGTGAACACCAggatcttcttcttctccagctCCCGCAGGATGTGCTGATCTGCTCAGAGGGGCAGAACGTTAGCGCTGTTAGCTCGGCTTCCTGCACCGCCACCAGGGGCGCCGTTTGTAACCATAACACCGAGTCATGCTTTCAAGTGGAGgaaatggtgaaaataaaagttaaaaacaggaaaaatatcaCGTCAGTCAGTTTCTTTTAACATCAACTGAAAATTATCAGGACAATAAATCACAAgtcttattaaaaaatatgttttcacaataaatcaatcgATGCGATAAATGATCAACCCTCGTTGGAACCGTGTAAATCTGTCACAATAAGTAACATAATCAATTAAATCACAACACTAAGGAAAATTAAATctataatttccattttcataaaaaatgtttgtctacAGCTCTTCCTACACAGgaggcggccatgttggatttttgaGTCAACGGTTGGTCAGCATCAACTGCTTCTTCATGCGACCTGCTCCAGTTGGTTTTCCTGaccctgacctttgacctctgggtTTATAGCTGCATTCAGCTGAAGTTATAAACTCAGACAAGCCTTTATAAATCTCCAGTGAAACACTTTGGATCAGAAACCGTCCGGTTCTTCACAGGCGCTGCCGCCGCTTAATGACACTAAAGGAAagaatttcagttttcatcttCACTTCAAGATGAAAACTGTTTTAGAATCCTAAAACTACGACTGCAGGTTCTgactctggttctgattctgactctgattctggttctggttctggctctggctctggttctggttctggttctggctctggttctggttctgactctggttctggttctggctctggttctggttctgactcttgattctggttctgactctggttctggttctgactcttgattctggttctgactctggttctggctctgactctgattctggttctatttctgactctggttctggttctggttctgactctgaCTCTGACTCTGATTctgactctggttctggttctgactctggttctggttctgactctgattctgactctggttctggttctgactctgaTTCTGGCTCTGactctgattctggttctgactctggttctggctctgactctgattctggttctatttctgactctggttctggttctgactctgaCTCTGATTctgactctggttctggttctgactctggttctggttctggttctgactctgaTTCTGACTCCCTGGCTCCGTGCCGCTGAGCTGCGGCTCCGGCTGCAGGAAGTCTGGcctgaagctgcagaggaaagttgctgctgtttcttctAGAATCGGGTTTTTGTCTGCAGCCTGATGCGACCCGGTTAGTTAAAGTCACTTCCTGCCGCCGCAGCTTATCATCATGAACAATCTGCTGGTTTTCATGATGCAAACCAGCTGCGTTTTCCTCCAGATGAAGCTGCAGCACGCGCTCGTGTTTTTGGTGTCAACCAgcggaaaaaaacaacattttatcttCACGATTTCAGTAAGAAGAAGAGCAGATAAAGCTTTTCACTCGGAGTCTGGAAAGAAAACGAAGAAGTGACCCGAGGGTTTTTCCCATCAGAGCGTCACAGTTAACCACGTCCTGCTGAAGAACCAAACTACGCTCAGAACCGAGCTTCACACGCCGCTCCCTCTGCCCACGGAGCAACAAACCCAGTGGTTTCGTTCTGTCAGGACGAAGACTGGGACAGTTTGAAGTTTGGTGAAGATGTGAAGAGGGTGATGTCAAcaggtttccatgacaaccagAGTCAACAGTTCAGAGGAGATGCACCAAATATGAGAAAATAATCATGAACTGATGACAGACAGAAGGAGGAACATCAGGAGGCTAACGTTAGCTTACCTGCGAGTTATTCtgatttaaaggttttataaatggtttccatatttttttccatttctggtgttttcttgttgaaaaCGTAAAAATTCCTGATCAGTGTTGGCTACTGCTAGCTAAAATGCTAGCTGTGTTGACTCtgaagcactaatcataaacattagttctgctaaatCTTAACCAACCTGgtgtttagcagaagctaatgctaacatgttGACACCCACCATGTGTCAGTAACACGTGCCTCAGACCAGCACAACTCTGCTAAAGCGCTAATACCTGAGCTAATGTTTTTAGCACTTTAGtgtttttgctaattttgaaaacatttagcgcaTTTAGCTTTCGCTACATTAGTCTTTCCAGATAAATTATAAACTGCTCATTTATTTGGATGTTTTATAAACTTCatagattttaaactgtttattgttgaactacagcaatgcattctgggtagagAATAATTGTCATTTCCTGCATCACGAGTGGAGAAGTGAGCAGTCTCTCAAAACAATTCATtaatggggcgtgctgtggtggcgtagggagCAGcacgacccatgtttggaggcccgtcctcgacgcggccgtcgcgggtttgattcccggacccggtgatatttgccgcatgtcttcccccctctcctgtcagcctactttcatataagggacactagagccacaaaagaccccctggaggggaaaaaaaaataaattcatttatgtaaatatttgcatgtatttgtttcttcttcagtgTCGTTTGTTAATGTGTCATATTCTTCtgtttacataatttatttgtttgttgtatatttggcattttttaaataaagtttctgAAGAAAGGAAGCAGAACCGCCTCTtaaacagacttcaaaataagagcattaaaacaaaagtctaaCTAGTTGGAgtcaaaaatcaaaacacatttgttgaactttgttcaactgaaagtttataaaacatCCAAGAAAATACTTCAGAATTCatctggaaaaattaatttaggggaagTTTGGTGTGTTAAACATTAGCAAAGTTAGCAGACATGCTAAACTAATAATTAGCTCAGCTATTAGCGGATGAGCAGAGTAGAGGAAGTGTTCCTGTATTCTGGTCATGATTCCtcagctctggttctggagatggaagttttaattttcaaactggttctgatccagaggCTCCGCCCCGGGTTTTGCAGCAGTCGTTCTGTGTTGGAAGCTGTTCGCTGAGCAGAGCAGGTTCCACCAGCTGCGGGGCCTCAAGGCGCCCCGAGCCGGGCCGGGCCCCGCAGCGCTGAGCCACACCTGGAGTTCTCCTACCTGCGATGGGGACGTCCGGTCTGGGCTGCTCCTTCCTCCAGGACGGGACGAACACGGTGACGTCGCTGTGGCCCCGGTCCAGGAAGAAGTTGACGGCCAGCTGGATCCCCAGGCAGGAGAAAACTTCCTTGTTGCCATGGCTACAGGAAAACgcagaaacaggaaaagagCCGGTTCAGAACAAAGGTCCAGCATGCTGCACATGCTGGACCGGATCCTACGAGCCTCCAGAACtcagagccagaaccagaacatttatggccagaaccagaacattccTGGACCCGGAGTCAGCCCGATTTGAACTTAACCCAGTGAAATAATCACACtttcaataactgattaaaCTCATCCATTACTAAATTTATCcatcaataaattaatgtaaCTTCCTCTTCATgttgaaatcagatttttttttgtattttaatggcTCCATAGTTTGAGTTGAATCTGATTGGTCGAGCTCCACCTGCAGCAGAGTTAGCCCCGCCCTCTAAACGCCAACATTTATCTTAATTCATTAACTATATGTTTATTGTTCATTTGAATGATTTCacattaaagtaaatatttaattagattttcatgttttgaatcTTGAAACAGGCGGGGCTTAAAGTTAAACGTGATTGGActagaccacaggtgtcaaactccagtcgctgtcctgcaggttttagatgagccacagctacaaaaccctggaatgaaacggcttcatgACCTCCTGGTGTGGAtcaggttctccagaaccttaatgacctgattgttctgttcagctgctgcagcagaggctcatctaaacgCTGCAGGGCAGCGggcctccaggcctggagttcGGCCCCCCTGGACTGGACTCTTCTTATGGTGACGGTTAGCCAATCAGAAATCAGGGTTGATGTTTGGACTGCtggtcggttctggttctggtgaacagttctggttctggtctttATCTTCATCAGGTTGTTCAGATTCATTCTGTTTTGGTTTCCGGATAACGCTCCATTAAGCTCCACAGCATGTCTGACGGGCTTTAACTAGGCCGAAATGTGTAATGACAGATCAGCGACTCGTCCTGCTGAAGTTTAGATCTGAACCCATGAGTGATAAAAATACTGATTTATTACCTGATTATTGATCAGCAGCCACTGCAGCTCTGtagactctgtgtgtgtgagtgtgtgtgtgtgtgtgtgcacgcgcgtttgtttctaataccttgtggggaccattttcctgacataaaCTACGTTgcggggacccactgctccttgtggggaccgaagcctggtgttgtttttgggtcaggggtcagatttaggactaaggtgtgaattgagttttggttggTTGGGGTTacggttagggttagggttaggctgtagaaatgaatggaagtcaatggaaagttcCTGGAAAGATAGCTGcgcaaacatgtgtgtgtgtgtgtgtgtggctaaTGACTAATGTGACTAATTCAATAATCGATCGATCAGTGTTttcaggtctttattgaagcaaatcaaaactttattttaaattaaaacgtttttcaccttaaatctgtttttcagttttagtttcgTCTCCTATTAATAAACCTTCTGCATTAATAACTGGATTAAtaatccagttattaatcagttaatcaataaTTTGATCCTACACTGTATTGATCGGCTGAGGTTTTCTCATGTTAGATTTTTTCATCCTGTCATTGTATAAATGTTCAAACGTTCACCAACTGAAAGCTCTTATTGCCTTTTAAAATGTTcgttttcctttaaataaaaagctaattgtgctatttatttgcatttccaAACATgtctaatattttataaaatattctttataaaagcatattttaaatgaaacatctgctgcatttgtccatttttattctgattatcagaataattgattattacAATAAGTCGACTTGGTGAGAAGGAAGTAATGAACTGGACCGGCGGACCGGATTCCCCTGCTGCTAAATCCATCTAAAACATAAACTCACCAATAATTgagagaaatgaatgaaacccAGACCTGAGTGAAGTCCAGAGGAAACAATCTGGTTCATCAAACCGTTTCTTTCTGCctccaaaacaaacagctttCATGTTCAGATTTATGCAAAGCAGAGCTAAATGCTCCCAACCCTCAAAGGTCAGCGCCGTTTGTGACGAGCAGAAATTCAGCCGCTGAAAAAGAGTCCAGAGCTTTTCATGAAGCCCAACATCCAGGATTCATTCAGCCTGAAGCATCAGAAACCAACCGGACCGAGTCATGGAAACCAGCAGAGAAAAGGCAAAAAGCTAAGCTTTGTGGACGAATGTTGGGCACTATTAGAGCTCCGTACACTGGAGGGTTTTTACCTCCTGTTGACGtcagaaaacatcaaacatcTTAAATAAAGGcagagaagctgctgctctGGGTTATTAATATTCATTATTAACATTGTTTCACTGCTTCATGTTCGGGAAAAACCTGCAGAATACAAAACGATAACTGTTACAATAACCAGCTGAAATCTTTCTGCTTTTATCATTGATCAAATGGGATTTTTGGCcctgatcaataatcaataataataataattttcagtCCATGCTGAGCAGGTCCAGTTTACATGATcagagtaaataataaaaagtaaaggtTGTGGAGACtcagccctgaggaactccagcCTAAATCCAGACCAGTTCCTGACAGCAGATCAGAGTTTATGTAACCATGTGATCATTCTGATAATCAGACATCTGGATGTTTGGAGCAGCAGATCGGCCAGCGGATCCTTTCTGAACCTGGTGAGATGAAGAGCCGTTTCAGGAGAAtcgtctccgtctcctcctggGGGTTCGGCCGGGCCGGTTCCTGCCGCCGGGTCGGTTCCTGCCGCCGGGTCGGTTCCTGCCGCGCTCCGAACACACATCAGATTTGCATAAAGCAGAAGACGCCGCGGCGTGTCAGAGCCTGCATGGAGAGGCGGAGATTCAAAGCGCCGAGGCTGAGCAGAGTTCAGGTtaccgtctctttaagaagcccAGCTTCTACGGAGACCTGAAGCTTTTAAAATGAAGCCGATGTCCTCTGACCTGCAGCCTCCAGGCGGCGGCTGATTGGCTCTCTGACTCATCAGGAAACAACCCGGGTCCAAACCAGACGGGCTGCAGAacactggaccagaaccagatccaaaaccttgttctggttctgtgtctGCAGTGAAAACTTCACACGGTTCTGTAGATACGTTCTCACCAACTGTCCCAGTTTCTCTCTGTGATGCTGCAGAGTTCAGGAGATCTAGAACCTGATCAGAACCTCACCAGAACCTGATCAGAACCTCACCAGAACCTGATCAGAACCTCACCAGAACCTCATCAGAACCTGATCATGAAGTTCAGGAGGAAATGGCTCTACCAGCTGCTTCTGCCCAGAAAGTTTgtaaattgaaattatgaaaattaatttgctgAACGAAacacaaagatttaaaaataaactcagttttcagtaaaacgttttTTCCAGCCGGTTTGAATCCGATCGGGTCAGAGCCGCTGGGCCCGATTAGATCTGAGCAGATTCAGGTCTtagaacggcctagtcaaagtcagaGTATTGAAACCTGCAGCCACAGAGGGGCTAAATGCAGctgcaggccacacttttcagattcctactagtgagtttggagctgCAGGGCGTGAAAACTTTTACAGGTTCTGGAAGTTTCCTCCAGAACCTTTTGACTTACTAATAAAAatagccagaaccagaaccgggtcagaaccgagtcagaaccagaaccagagctggaccagaaccagaactggaccagaaccgagtcagaaccagaaccagagctggaccagaaccaggtcagaaccagaaccagagctggaccagaaccagaactggaccagaaccgagtcagaaccagaaccagagctggaccagaaccgagtcagaaccagaactaggtCCAGTAATCCAAATCTTCATATTTAGattaaaggaggaaaagtttCTGATTTTCATAAAGACGAAACATGAggagatgaatgaatgaatgaatgaacgaaTGAATGAAGTTCATTCGTTCATTCAGTACTAATGAACTACAGAGTGAActccctgacctctgacctcctggCTCTCACCTCATGGCGACGTTGCTGCCGTCGATCACCACGGCCCTCAGGGCGTCTCCGTCCtcctggttccggttctggttccgggtCGGCGGGTCGGGGACGGGGACCAGCAGCTCGGGGCCCGGGGCCTCGGGGTCGCCTCGCGGCACCAGGACCGACACGGCGGTCCGCGGGCCGGCTCCGACCCGGACCAGCTCTCCCAGAACCTTGTCGGTGTCGGCGCCGAACTTCCTCTGGACGGCCCGGACCTGAGCCGTGGAGAAGCCCAGCTTATGGAAGAAGTCCAgctgggggtcagaggtcatcatcccCTCGTCCGGCTGCGTGGCGCTGGTTCTGCTCCACGGCTCGGCAGCTGGAACTGGACCCGCATCGGCTTTCATATCAGAACCGTCATGGCCGACCTGCCGGAAAACAGCTGGTCAGGGtcggaggtcagaggtcaggggtcaatCTGAGGAAGCAAAACGTCTGTAACGCTTCATATCTAGTTATtaataccataccataccaactttatttataaagcactttaaaacaaccacagctgatacaaagtgctgtacatcaagacacaacataacaataaaaaagcataaaataaaaacttacagtttaaaaacaaaaacatacaatttaaaactagaTCCCGCTAGAGttgaaagccaaataaaatagatgggttTTAAGACGAGCTTTAAAAGTGGACatatatattataattataatgATTATAATCTGATCGGAGATTACTGAAGAATAAACTAATTATCAATATTAATCATGACTTTGATTctaattaatgttaaataattaaactcagttttaatatttattctgatttttttgatTTCCTGATAAACTAAAAGGTTTCACACGTTTTAACTTCTAatactttaattattattattattattaatattcagtttcatttttcctGCTCATTCGTGACTCCACTTTAACTTTCCTGAGGAGTTTCTGGATCTAAAAGTCTCACGAGCTGCCAGCAGTAAAGGTTCCGGTCCAGTTCCGGACAAAAAGCGGATAGAAAGTCTCGGTACCGAACCGGACCGGGCCGAACCCGCCGCCTCCAGCTCACCTGCTCCTCAGGTGTGTCTGTCCCTCCAGGTCTCTGTCAGATCTGGAGGAACGCGGAAGGAGAGCCGCTCTTCTGCGCTGCGCAGCAACAGGCGGGGGTCACGTGACGCAGGGGCGGAGCCACAGAAAGCTCCGCGGGACGTCCGGGGGCCCCTCCCTGCCTGGGGGCCGCTGCCTTAAAACGGAGGAAAAAACAGTTTAGAGCCACAAAAACTACCAGAAACATTCAAAGTTCTCTTTATTTACTGAACatgaagaaaatcacaaaacaaactaacatTGTCAGATATGCTCATGAAATATTATTAGAAAACAGGTTTGAAAACAcattaataaacataataataataataaacataatatttgTAGTTTCCTAAATAAAGAAGCCATAAGCTGGACGCTCTCCGTCTTTCTCATTGAGTCACTTCATGAGGAAAacgacaaaacaaaaacaaggaactGGATCCTCTTAATATAGTTGATTGGTTTacttcagaaataaacaaaaaacgaTACAAAGGTTAACGTTCCacgaaaaataaagagaaacatgaaaatttaaaaagaaagagagtGAGGTCAAAAAACTGTGTGGCTCCACTCCAACTGCCCAACTGACCCTAAAATCCTGAACTCCAATTAGATATGCAAATTTTCAAGACTTTAGTGTAGTCAAATATAGTAAATTACTATGCAATAGATTTAACTAGTTatcatttttatccaaataaacaaattataataAGAAATATGAATATAACTTATCCTAAAGTCtgaatgaacaaaaactgaatttaggcttctacaataataataaacataataataaaaataataataatgatgttCTGTACCAGATTACAGTATAATCTAATTTGTATCTGAATTCCCTTCataatgtttgattttctgtcatttctgtaGTTTTATTATTGGTAACCATGACGacagtttctctgtgtttttctgtgattCTTGCTGTTGATTCATCTGATTGAATCTTTGCTGAAAATCTTCGGAGAAACAGAATCAACGAGTTTTTCTCTGGaacttcctgtttgcaggttaTTGGGATTTGCTGAGCTGGAGGAGAAAATTCATCAGATCAATGTGTTCCGATCAGAACCGATCCGAACCGGTCAGATCGTCTGGTTCCAGACTCAGACTGGTTCCCCGTTCAGGTTCCAGTAAACAGGTTGCACAACTCACATTCAGCCTGCAGCAGAATTTCACTGCAATATGCAAATTGTGCTGCAGCAGTTGCTGAAACGTGAGCGACGGGAAGCTCAACGTGACGAAGCAGAACGAGACGCAGGTCAGAACCAACTGATCAGAAAAGATTCACAACACAAACATCTGGAGTGAATCCTCAGGCTCACCAGCCTCCCTCATAAAACCACATTCATGTTTCAGCagattgaaaatgaaaagaaaaatctctgaGGGCTTCCAGTAATGATAAaagaatattacataaaataactcTAAAGCTTTGGGTTCTGTCTGGTGAAATGAATCAGCTGGAAACTGAATCctgataaatattaaaactgctGATCAAACATGGAGGAGAAAGAACCAGGCAGGCAGTTTATGTCGTATGGAAAACTCTTCTCTGATTTATGGGGTCAGTTTCAGATCGACAGTCATAACAAAATCAATCTTCTCTATGATCTCAGTCAAACCACCATGAAGCTTCTGCTGCAGACCTGAACCTCCGTTAGAGTCCAGCAGGAACCTCCAGCGGTACCTGCCGGGCCGTCCGCTCCGACTCGCCCTCTATTGATATTAATATTTGGATCACATGTAGCCTCCGCTTTCTAGAACCTTCTGGGGGCACACCTGCTCCATAATCCTTAACAGctgtaaaataattgtttactaTCAAAGGCAGGAACTATGGAGAACTGATACTGCCAGAat from Xiphophorus hellerii strain 12219 chromosome 13, Xiphophorus_hellerii-4.1, whole genome shotgun sequence includes:
- the zc3h12ab gene encoding ribonuclease ZC3H12A produces the protein MKADAGPVPAAEPWSRTSATQPDEGMMTSDPQLDFFHKLGFSTAQVRAVQRKFGADTDKVLGELVRVGAGPRTAVSVLVPRGDPEAPGPELLVPVPDPPTRNQNRNQEDGDALRAVVIDGSNVAMSHGNKEVFSCLGIQLAVNFFLDRGHSDVTVFVPSWRKEQPRPDVPIADQHILRELEKKKILVFTPSRRVAGKRVVCNDDCFIVKHAFESDGVVVSNDLYRDLQGDKPEWRRFIQERLLMYSFVNNKFMPPDDPLGRHGPDLENFLRKFPKTQKKPPCPYGKKCTYGTKCKFHHPERFKQNPGPVPDPNPSLVDDLARKLTLAHGSGSGRKPEPVWSGHRSGRKSQSRKEKVGQQPDHGPAQNQGSQDQLDSGLGSIDSQNPWSLPDPKYAAPYGTGPVPFCSCCSYGPFRMVPADPAHYSPTRYPSCGPVLLSRPAYSQPPDIQHRRVQTHQHRYWSDPFGRIPKAHGPAGARGAWETGPGPEPGPEQREVVRKKLLAIFSAQLVDSAMDRFPQVLDPQVLVAEILALQSQNRSLR